In Candidatus Dependentiae bacterium, the following are encoded in one genomic region:
- the pilM gene encoding pilus assembly protein PilM translates to MFRDILVPYRVGKYYLFSKRVLSFNITPVMVQGLLIDYKGRGIEIKNNITINLKDFSTQSQINAIKKIASSIGKYDEVVTSLSSSAVAFKELSLPFLGRDKLDMIVAYEVESLLPFSVDEAVVDFMVTSQDLDKKISTVLVAAARKEDIDAHYLLFEKAEISLSVITIDLFALYELYFWGIYSSSSLAVASQGITSQLVSKPISLNLLLPSPKSFKFQNLLNFFKGLFNRKPDANKEFENVVQTELKHKRVELLVDIGFDVIRILYMQDGLLKAMRIIPFGISDVAQSISKETGQSYYDVANDLISLKETEISESILTKELKNILDEASKTLSFFEKQENLTFVSPQKIWLSGLGCNLLVFSRQATDVFGSSVSFVDVEKIVKQLSIKESSKEKLSVSSFALLSLGLFTHYQQNINFLKSFARKADISLLNKQLITIFCMTILCLGGAIWKSSTVLTEWEANYNVSKKQLVTTISNRMNIDLKSEKNLKTIVEKTQDAFNKEKVLWFSFSRKNERSILQYLQDLSIHVDRSSIGLEILSMHIDYDKVSMIGTVKSIEAVGVFEEELMELTSLTLVEKPREVSFSVQLKVKEGSEGSI, encoded by the coding sequence ATGTTTCGTGACATTTTAGTTCCATATAGAGTTGGTAAATATTATCTTTTTTCTAAGCGCGTTTTAAGTTTTAATATTACTCCTGTCATGGTGCAAGGATTGCTGATTGACTATAAAGGTCGCGGCATAGAAATTAAAAACAATATCACCATTAATCTAAAAGATTTTTCTACGCAATCACAAATTAATGCGATAAAAAAGATAGCATCATCTATTGGAAAATATGATGAAGTCGTCACTTCGCTTTCAAGCTCTGCGGTAGCATTTAAAGAATTATCTCTTCCGTTTTTAGGGCGCGACAAACTAGATATGATTGTTGCGTATGAAGTTGAGTCGCTTTTACCATTTTCTGTAGACGAAGCTGTCGTTGATTTTATGGTTACATCGCAAGATCTAGATAAAAAAATATCAACTGTTTTGGTAGCAGCTGCACGAAAAGAAGATATAGATGCTCATTACTTATTATTTGAGAAAGCAGAAATATCACTTTCCGTTATCACTATTGATCTTTTTGCGCTGTATGAACTTTATTTTTGGGGAATTTATTCTTCAAGTTCTTTGGCTGTTGCATCGCAGGGGATAACCTCTCAGCTCGTCAGTAAGCCTATTTCCTTAAATCTTTTACTTCCATCTCCAAAATCATTTAAATTTCAAAATCTTTTAAATTTTTTTAAAGGGTTGTTTAATCGCAAGCCTGATGCAAATAAAGAGTTTGAAAATGTTGTACAAACAGAATTAAAGCACAAGCGCGTAGAGCTTTTAGTAGACATTGGATTTGATGTCATACGAATTTTGTACATGCAAGACGGCCTTCTTAAAGCTATGAGAATCATTCCTTTCGGTATTTCCGATGTGGCTCAATCGATAAGTAAAGAAACTGGTCAATCCTATTATGATGTAGCAAACGATTTAATTTCTCTAAAAGAAACAGAGATTTCAGAGTCTATTTTAACTAAAGAATTAAAAAATATATTAGATGAAGCTTCAAAGACATTAAGTTTTTTTGAAAAACAAGAAAACCTTACTTTTGTTTCGCCTCAAAAAATTTGGCTCTCTGGTCTAGGTTGTAATCTTTTAGTTTTTTCTAGGCAGGCAACCGATGTTTTTGGAAGCAGTGTTTCTTTTGTTGATGTAGAAAAAATAGTTAAACAGCTTTCTATAAAAGAATCGAGCAAAGAGAAGTTAAGCGTAAGTTCTTTTGCTTTGCTTTCTCTTGGTCTGTTTACGCATTATCAGCAAAATATTAATTTCTTGAAATCATTTGCTCGTAAAGCTGATATAAGCCTTTTAAATAAACAGCTCATAACCATATTTTGTATGACTATTTTGTGCCTTGGTGGAGCTATTTGGAAAAGTAGCACTGTTCTTACAGAGTGGGAGGCAAATTATAATGTTTCAAAAAAACAACTGGTTACCACGATTTCTAATCGTATGAATATAGATTTAAAAAGTGAAAAAAATTTAAAAACAATCGTTGAAAAAACTCAAGATGCTTTTAATAAAGAAAAAGTTTTATGGTTTTCGTTTTCTAGAAAAAATGAACGATCCATTCTGCAATATTTGCAAGATTTAAGTATACATGTGGATAGATCTTCTATTGGCCTTGAGATACTTTCAATGCATATTGATTATGATAAAGTTTCAATGATTGGCACTGTTAAAAGCATAGAGGCTGTAGGTGTGTTTGAAGAAGAGTTGATGGAGCTTACATCATTAACGTTGGTAGAAAAGCCGCGAGAAGTTTCATTTTCTGTGCAACTTAAAGTTAAAGAGGGCAGTGAGGGATCG